The Schistocerca americana isolate TAMUIC-IGC-003095 chromosome 5, iqSchAmer2.1, whole genome shotgun sequence genome includes a window with the following:
- the LOC124616342 gene encoding uncharacterized protein LOC124616342 — MEKHESAVRAREVCEASEGNVQRSNDTVRSSVGMTKEFPVNVVLHQGYALSPYLFDLIMAVLVNDVKKEAPWNMVFAGDVVLCQQSIDRLEKKLEDWRKTLEERGMKISRTKSEYLALTDVQMRSCKIQEDELKSVSKFKYLGLEDSKARKLSGVLCDKNVSIGSKRKVYKSVVRPAMIYRAETWPITVAQERKMEVAEMRVLR; from the coding sequence atggagaagcatgagagtgcagtgcgtgccagagaagtatgtgaggctagtgaaggaaatgtacagaggagcaatgatacagtgagaagtagtgtgggcatgacaaaggagtttccagtaaacGTAGTGTTACATCAAGGGTATGCacttagtccctacctctttgaccttATTATGGCTGTGCTGGTGAAtgatgtgaagaaggaagcgccgtGGAATATGGTGTTTGCGGGTGATGTGGTTCTTTGTcagcagagcatcgacagacttgagaaaaagctggaggattggaggaagacactagaagaaagagggatgaaaattagcaggacaaagtcagaatatttagcactgacggatgtgcagatgaggtcttgcaagatccaggaggatgagctgaaatcggtctctaaatttaaatacctggggttgGAGGACTCGAAAGCGAGGAAactgagtggagtgttgtgtgacaagaatgtGAGCATTGGGTCGAAAAGGAAAGtttacaagtcggtggtaaggcctgctatgatatacagggcagagacatggccaatcacagtagcccaggaaaggaagatggaagtggcggaaatgagggtACTGAGGtga